A DNA window from Halorussus salinus contains the following coding sequences:
- a CDS encoding DEAD/DEAH box helicase gives MSKQVPQVDALFLHESSGDYVAVVNRDGERVFQSKLELQETSAGPRPGKFRVKRGTSEEPRSPDQFVEIARRADRIRISQQTSKAARDELQEMLDAYQLDAKAVRTCRFCASSGHYSPITGDTAVDTGDEYICPDCAKEELERELSFQGDMTSEARNRLEDLLLEVQDLERITNLLKGQLDPDLTKFDEISANVEDVDNIRVDSLGLHPGIQNLLEPRFEELLPVQSLSVQNGLLDGEDQLVVSATATGKTLVGEMTGIDRVLNGKGKMLFLVPLVALANQKHEDFEDEYGDLVDVTIRVGASRVRDDGHAFDPNADVIVGTYEGIDHALRTGRNLGDIGTVVIDEVHTLKEQDRGHRLDGLIARLKHYCENRAAQSHDYGGAQWVYLSATVGNPSSLAESLEANLVEFEERPVPLERHVTFADGKEKPDIENKLVRREYDSKSSQGYRGQTIIFTNSRRRCHEISRQLEYSSAPYHAGLDYGRRKKVERMFADQDLAAVVTTAALAAGVDFPASQVIFDTLAMGIEWLSVQEFHQMLGRAGRPDYHDRGKVYVLVEPDTSYHNSMEMTEDEVAFKLLKGEMENVRTLYDESSAVEETLANITVGGAEAKRLGDRMIGEIPTKHALGKLLEYGFIDGLEPTDLGRVVTSHFLAPDEAFKILDGVRKDHHPFEIVAELELHGEEE, from the coding sequence GTGTCGAAGCAGGTCCCGCAGGTAGACGCGCTGTTCCTCCACGAGTCGTCCGGCGACTACGTCGCGGTCGTGAATCGGGACGGCGAGCGCGTCTTCCAGTCGAAACTCGAACTACAGGAGACGAGCGCCGGTCCGCGACCCGGCAAGTTCCGCGTCAAGCGCGGGACGAGCGAGGAGCCCCGCAGTCCCGACCAGTTCGTGGAGATCGCCCGCCGAGCCGACCGCATCCGCATCTCTCAGCAGACCTCGAAAGCCGCCCGCGACGAGCTACAGGAGATGCTCGACGCCTACCAACTCGACGCGAAGGCCGTCCGCACCTGCCGGTTCTGCGCGTCGAGCGGCCACTACTCGCCCATCACCGGCGACACCGCGGTCGATACCGGCGACGAGTACATCTGTCCCGACTGCGCGAAAGAAGAGTTGGAGCGGGAACTCTCCTTCCAAGGTGACATGACGAGCGAGGCCCGAAACCGCCTCGAAGACCTCCTGTTGGAAGTGCAGGACTTGGAACGCATCACGAATCTGTTGAAGGGGCAACTCGACCCCGACCTCACGAAGTTCGACGAGATAAGCGCGAACGTCGAGGACGTGGACAACATCCGGGTCGATTCGCTCGGTCTCCATCCGGGCATCCAGAACTTGCTGGAACCGCGGTTCGAGGAGCTACTCCCGGTCCAGAGCCTCTCGGTTCAGAACGGTCTCCTCGACGGCGAGGACCAACTCGTCGTGAGCGCGACCGCGACCGGCAAGACCCTCGTGGGCGAGATGACCGGCATCGACCGCGTGCTGAACGGGAAGGGCAAGATGCTCTTTTTGGTCCCGCTGGTCGCGCTCGCCAACCAGAAACACGAGGACTTCGAGGACGAGTACGGCGATTTGGTGGACGTGACCATCCGCGTGGGCGCGAGTCGCGTCCGGGACGACGGCCACGCCTTCGACCCGAACGCCGACGTAATCGTCGGCACCTACGAAGGCATCGACCACGCGCTCCGGACCGGCCGCAATTTGGGCGACATCGGGACCGTCGTCATCGACGAGGTCCACACGCTCAAAGAGCAGGACCGGGGCCACCGCCTCGACGGACTCATCGCGCGACTCAAGCACTACTGCGAGAACCGCGCCGCCCAAAGCCACGACTACGGCGGGGCGCAGTGGGTCTACCTCTCGGCGACGGTCGGCAACCCCTCCAGTCTCGCCGAGTCGCTGGAGGCGAACCTCGTGGAGTTCGAGGAGCGTCCCGTGCCCCTCGAACGCCACGTCACCTTCGCCGACGGCAAGGAGAAGCCCGACATCGAGAACAAACTCGTCAGGCGCGAGTACGACAGCAAGTCCTCGCAGGGCTACCGGGGTCAGACTATCATCTTCACCAACTCCCGGCGTCGGTGTCACGAAATCTCTCGCCAACTGGAGTACAGTTCCGCGCCGTATCACGCCGGACTCGACTACGGCCGCCGGAAGAAGGTCGAACGCATGTTCGCCGATCAGGACCTCGCGGCGGTCGTGACGACCGCGGCGCTGGCGGCCGGGGTGGACTTCCCGGCCTCGCAGGTCATCTTCGACACGCTCGCGATGGGCATCGAGTGGCTCTCCGTACAGGAGTTCCACCAGATGCTCGGGCGGGCGGGTCGCCCGGACTACCACGACCGCGGGAAGGTGTACGTCCTCGTGGAACCGGACACGTCCTACCACAACAGCATGGAGATGACCGAAGACGAGGTGGCGTTCAAACTCCTCAAGGGCGAGATGGAGAACGTCCGGACGCTCTACGACGAGAGTTCCGCGGTCGAGGAGACCCTCGCCAACATCACGGTCGGCGGCGCGGAGGCCAAGCGACTGGGCGACCGGATGATCGGCGAGATTCCGACCAAGCACGCGCTCGGGAAGTTGCTCGAATACGGCTTTATCGACGGACTCGAACCGACCGACCTCGGCCGCGTCGTCACGAGCCACTTCCTCGCGCCCGACGAGGCGTTCAAGATTCTCGACGGGGTGCGAAAGGACCACCACCCCTTCGAAATCGTCGCGGAACTCGAACTCCACGGCGAAGAAGAGTAG
- a CDS encoding mechanosensitive ion channel family protein yields the protein MTGSAVQPFVLQIDDVSGVAIEGYLDLLWDFAVAVVVFVALYVVGRRVVLPIVERALATQRIQETVATALVKTAHVVVILTALRLALDVADYGYLLSIPPTVVAALTVAVGFASRDIAANLVGGVFIVTDPKFNIGDWIRWQDKEGVIEDISFRVTRVRTFDNELLTVPNSQLATSAVVNAVAKSPRRISHTFHVGDDADLAEVATLLVEEARASENVLDRPTPTVRVVELDNGRAGVQARYWIDKPSREAFVTIRSNYLQRVNRRLNEAGIELPE from the coding sequence GTGACGGGGTCAGCGGTGCAACCCTTCGTTTTGCAGATAGACGACGTATCGGGAGTCGCTATCGAGGGGTACCTCGACCTGCTCTGGGACTTCGCGGTGGCCGTCGTCGTGTTCGTCGCGCTGTACGTCGTCGGGCGGCGGGTCGTACTCCCGATAGTCGAGCGCGCGCTCGCCACCCAACGGATTCAAGAGACCGTCGCCACCGCGCTAGTCAAGACCGCCCACGTCGTCGTGATACTGACCGCGCTCCGCCTCGCGCTCGACGTGGCCGACTACGGCTACCTACTGTCGATTCCGCCGACCGTCGTCGCCGCCCTGACGGTCGCCGTCGGCTTCGCCAGTCGGGACATCGCGGCGAACCTCGTCGGCGGCGTCTTCATCGTGACCGACCCGAAGTTCAACATCGGCGACTGGATTCGCTGGCAGGACAAGGAGGGCGTCATCGAGGACATCAGCTTTCGCGTGACGCGCGTCCGGACGTTCGACAACGAACTGCTGACCGTGCCCAACTCCCAACTGGCCACCAGCGCCGTCGTCAACGCGGTCGCCAAGTCCCCCCGCCGCATCTCTCACACGTTCCACGTCGGCGACGACGCCGACCTCGCGGAAGTGGCGACCCTCCTCGTCGAGGAGGCCCGAGCCAGCGAGAACGTCCTCGACCGGCCGACGCCGACCGTTCGCGTGGTCGAACTGGACAACGGCCGGGCGGGCGTGCAGGCCCGCTACTGGATAGACAAGCCCTCGCGCGAGGCGTTCGTCACCATCCGGTCGAACTACCTCCAGCGCGTGAACCGGCGGTTGAACGAGGCGGGCATCGAACTGCCGGAGTAG
- a CDS encoding ribbon-helix-helix protein, CopG family produces MGNKNKTISFRVNEDSFETLREIAEERDISLSAVFRDYVDTLVAHDGRVQVVPETELGEETDGTEFPPKVEVPKSFIREHERLELEAEHLREQLQEYKQYASRLQDEVEESDDVEEVVHLEELDDELDSDETYRLG; encoded by the coding sequence ATGGGTAACAAGAACAAGACGATCTCGTTCCGGGTCAACGAAGACTCCTTCGAGACGCTCCGGGAGATTGCCGAGGAGCGAGACATCTCGCTGTCGGCGGTGTTCCGCGACTACGTGGACACCCTCGTCGCCCACGACGGCCGGGTGCAGGTCGTCCCCGAGACCGAACTCGGCGAGGAGACCGACGGCACCGAGTTCCCGCCGAAGGTCGAAGTGCCCAAGAGCTTCATCCGCGAACACGAGCGCCTCGAACTCGAAGCCGAACATCTCCGCGAGCAGTTACAGGAGTACAAGCAGTACGCGAGTCGGCTCCAAGACGAGGTCGAGGAGAGCGACGACGTGGAGGAGGTCGTCCACCTCGAAGAACTGGACGACGAACTCGACAGCGACGAGACCTACCGACTCGGGTAG
- a CDS encoding cupin domain-containing protein has product MSQRPKPLIRRSEEIEYEEVGAADGMSKGVLIDEERGAPNFAIRRFELDPGASVPEHTNEVEHEQYVLSGEYVVGIGDEEYTVGEGDSLLIPAGVVHWYRNEGDEPGAFICAVPNGDDEIELVE; this is encoded by the coding sequence ATGAGTCAGCGACCGAAGCCACTGATTCGCCGAAGCGAGGAGATAGAGTACGAGGAGGTCGGCGCGGCCGACGGCATGTCCAAGGGCGTCCTGATAGACGAGGAGCGCGGCGCGCCGAACTTCGCCATTCGGCGATTCGAACTCGACCCCGGCGCGTCGGTGCCCGAACACACCAACGAGGTCGAACACGAGCAGTACGTCCTCTCGGGCGAGTACGTCGTGGGTATCGGAGACGAAGAGTACACCGTCGGCGAAGGCGACTCGCTGTTGATTCCCGCGGGCGTCGTCCACTGGTACCGAAACGAGGGCGACGAACCGGGCGCGTTCATCTGCGCCGTGCCCAACGGCGACGACGAGATCGAACTGGTCGAGTAG
- a CDS encoding RNA-guided endonuclease InsQ/TnpB family protein — MADTEYCRRTAVTGLSVSPTDAARLRELVDAWKRGCQLAVNEAWGVCHTRSEVQQLAYDRLREETDLGSQHAVLATHRAAEAIKRAREREGERPEFTTPTVAFDTRTMTVFDDHTVSLTTTGERVRCDLKLSDDGYQSRYLDDDEWEPAKSTLHYRDGEFTFHLGFRTPRPAIDSPTEGATVLGVDLGVENLAVTSTARFFGAGELNHRRDEFEEVRASLDATGTRSAARTLRQAGERIDRFVRQRLHEVANGIVAEAVEYDCELIAFGELSEAADLLPEAETYHEWLFERLLSFVEYRAAEEGVAVVEVNPEYTSQRCMECGFTHPQNRNLDESQFECLKCEASAHDDYNAAKNIAFRCVRRGPLSSRGLGAAACALQSGLVTPDDGFTPYAELSEAPRSD, encoded by the coding sequence GTGGCAGACACCGAATATTGCAGACGAACCGCAGTCACCGGACTCTCCGTGTCCCCGACGGACGCCGCACGGCTTCGCGAGTTGGTCGACGCGTGGAAACGCGGGTGCCAACTCGCGGTCAACGAGGCGTGGGGTGTCTGTCACACGCGAAGCGAAGTCCAACAGCTCGCGTACGACCGCCTGCGCGAGGAGACCGACCTCGGAAGCCAGCACGCGGTGTTGGCGACCCACCGGGCAGCCGAGGCCATCAAGCGCGCTCGGGAGCGCGAGGGCGAGCGACCGGAGTTCACCACTCCGACCGTCGCGTTCGACACCCGGACGATGACGGTGTTCGACGACCACACGGTCAGTCTCACGACGACCGGCGAGCGCGTTCGGTGCGACCTGAAGCTCTCGGACGACGGCTATCAGTCCCGGTACTTGGACGACGACGAGTGGGAACCCGCCAAGAGTACCCTCCACTACCGCGACGGCGAGTTCACCTTCCATCTGGGCTTCCGGACTCCTCGGCCCGCCATCGACTCGCCGACCGAGGGCGCGACGGTTCTGGGCGTCGATTTGGGCGTCGAGAACCTCGCGGTCACCAGCACCGCGCGCTTCTTCGGCGCGGGCGAACTGAACCACCGCCGCGACGAGTTCGAGGAGGTCCGGGCCTCCCTCGACGCCACCGGCACCCGGAGCGCGGCGCGCACGCTCCGGCAGGCGGGCGAACGCATCGACCGCTTCGTCCGCCAGCGCCTCCACGAGGTCGCCAACGGCATCGTCGCCGAGGCCGTCGAGTACGACTGCGAACTAATCGCGTTCGGCGAACTGAGCGAAGCCGCCGACCTCCTCCCCGAGGCCGAGACGTACCACGAGTGGCTCTTCGAGCGACTCCTCTCGTTCGTGGAGTATCGGGCCGCCGAGGAGGGCGTCGCGGTCGTGGAGGTCAACCCGGAGTACACCAGCCAGCGGTGCATGGAGTGTGGGTTCACCCACCCGCAGAACCGGAACCTCGACGAGAGCCAGTTCGAGTGCCTGAAGTGCGAGGCGTCGGCTCACGACGACTACAACGCCGCCAAGAACATCGCGTTCCGGTGTGTCCGGCGCGGCCCGCTCTCGTCGCGGGGTCTCGGCGCGGCGGCCTGTGCGCTCCAGTCGGGGCTGGTGACGCCCGACGACGGCTTCACGCCCTACGCGGAGCTTTCGGAGGCTCCTCGGTCGGATTAG
- a CDS encoding helix-turn-helix domain-containing protein, with amino-acid sequence MHEALLGIEHPGAYAAATAGTDTTVELWCNDHCDLLHVGGSGAEEVLTHVEEAVGVRERIAEGDEQLLITDECLKARDEDPIEATLAAHDCLLVPPLRYAEGRKWCRVLALDSANLTAFYRDVAADFSVVVESKREVASVRADRPLLTFDSALPDLSPRQRDALATAVEMGYYRIPRDVTTAEVADQLGVERRTLEEHLRRAENKLLRSFADAM; translated from the coding sequence ATGCACGAGGCCCTCCTCGGAATCGAACACCCCGGCGCGTACGCCGCCGCGACCGCGGGCACCGACACGACCGTCGAACTCTGGTGCAACGACCACTGCGACCTCCTGCACGTCGGCGGGTCGGGAGCCGAGGAGGTCCTTACTCACGTCGAGGAGGCCGTCGGCGTCCGCGAGCGTATCGCCGAGGGCGACGAGCAGTTGCTCATCACCGACGAGTGCCTGAAAGCCCGCGACGAGGACCCCATCGAGGCCACGCTCGCGGCACACGACTGCCTGCTGGTGCCGCCGCTCCGGTACGCCGAGGGCCGCAAGTGGTGTCGCGTGCTTGCGCTCGACTCGGCGAACCTGACCGCGTTCTACCGCGACGTGGCCGCCGACTTCTCGGTCGTCGTGGAGTCGAAGCGTGAGGTGGCGTCGGTCCGGGCCGACCGGCCGCTCCTGACCTTCGATTCGGCGCTCCCGGACCTCTCGCCGCGCCAGCGCGACGCGCTCGCGACCGCCGTCGAGATGGGTTACTACCGGATTCCCCGCGACGTGACCACCGCCGAGGTCGCCGACCAGTTGGGCGTCGAGCGCCGCACCCTCGAAGAACACCTCCGCCGAGCGGAGAACAAACTCCTGCGGTCGTTCGCGGACGCGATGTAA
- a CDS encoding DUF5814 domain-containing protein, whose translation MAITDKIYVKNHRQIGSQLETNIPKGAFKGATLDMLFQGDNLAQLDDTTQERVLDFAEDFLDCDCQSNPYCGCPERKFMRYLLRLREQGMGPDAIVDVMTDDYMVYAYPGDVLSFLDNSVRTLEAVEELAGVEGDGEMESKARRKKESLSG comes from the coding sequence GTGGCCATCACGGACAAAATCTACGTTAAGAACCACCGGCAAATCGGGTCCCAGCTAGAGACCAACATCCCGAAGGGCGCGTTCAAGGGCGCGACGCTCGACATGCTGTTTCAGGGCGACAACCTCGCGCAATTGGACGACACGACCCAAGAGCGGGTGCTGGACTTCGCGGAGGACTTTCTGGACTGCGACTGCCAGAGCAACCCCTACTGTGGCTGTCCCGAGCGCAAGTTCATGCGCTACCTGCTCCGTCTCCGCGAGCAGGGGATGGGACCGGACGCCATCGTGGACGTGATGACCGACGACTACATGGTGTACGCCTACCCCGGCGACGTGCTGTCGTTCCTCGACAACTCGGTGCGGACGCTCGAAGCCGTCGAGGAGCTAGCGGGCGTCGAGGGCGACGGCGAGATGGAGTCGAAGGCGAGACGGAAGAAAGAGAGCCTGTCCGGCTAA
- a CDS encoding SOS response-associated peptidase has translation MCGRTSLFADPELVRERFDAEPVRALEPRYNVSPGQSHPVVRNDDPDAIRFPTWGLVPRWSDDAPSSGHINARSETLAEKPSFREAFAERRCLVLADGFYDWKPTPTGKQPYRIERKDREPFAFAGLWEPRNEGAASSAADNAATDGSRTGGRTDDAATFTIVTTEPNAVVEEVHHRMPVMLSPGDEGRWLDADSEDALADLLDPYPADEMRAYPVSETVNDPENDGPEIIEKVPAEEDVQTGLDEF, from the coding sequence ATGTGCGGACGAACCTCGCTGTTCGCCGACCCGGAACTGGTCCGCGAGCGATTCGACGCCGAACCGGTCCGGGCGCTCGAACCCCGATACAACGTCTCGCCCGGCCAGTCTCACCCCGTCGTCCGGAACGACGACCCCGACGCCATCCGGTTTCCGACGTGGGGGCTGGTACCCCGGTGGAGCGACGACGCGCCCTCGTCGGGCCACATCAACGCCCGGAGCGAGACGCTGGCCGAGAAGCCGAGTTTCCGCGAGGCGTTCGCCGAGCGCCGGTGTCTCGTCCTCGCGGACGGCTTCTACGACTGGAAGCCCACCCCGACCGGGAAACAGCCCTACCGAATCGAACGCAAAGACCGCGAACCCTTCGCGTTCGCTGGCCTCTGGGAACCCCGGAACGAGGGCGCGGCGTCGTCCGCGGCGGACAATGCCGCGACGGACGGCAGTAGGACCGGCGGCAGGACGGACGACGCCGCGACCTTCACTATCGTCACGACCGAACCGAACGCAGTGGTCGAGGAGGTCCACCATCGGATGCCGGTGATGCTTTCGCCGGGCGACGAAGGGCGGTGGCTCGATGCCGACTCGGAGGACGCGCTCGCCGACTTGCTGGACCCGTACCCCGCCGACGAGATGCGCGCCTATCCGGTCTCCGAGACGGTCAACGACCCCGAGAACGACGGTCCCGAGATAATCGAGAAGGTCCCCGCCGAGGAGGACGTACAGACAGGGCTGGACGAGTTCTGA
- a CDS encoding site-2 protease family protein gives MRSFTVGRAFGIPIKLDLTFLLVLPVFAWLIGSQVGTLVGSLNLLWRTNLDAAALTTGNLEWILGAVAAVGLFVGVVLHELGHSLVAMRFGFPIDSITLWIFGGIARLTETPEEWKQELLIAVAGPAVSVALGVLSYGALLVTGGLPAVQFLFGYLALINITLAIFNLLPGFPMDGGRVLRALLARNRSFADATQTAAEVGKIFAIVLGLFGLFSGNILLIGIAFFIYIGATSEAQQTVMNAAFRDVRVRDVMTPVEKLNTVEADISVADLMETMFRERHTGYPVMDRGELVGMVTLDDARQVSDVEREAYTVRDVMSGDLKTIPASDDAMSAFEQLQQHGIGRLLVIDADGELAGLVSRTDLMTAFDIIQKSGRADRITPTEQPVRETEQPSR, from the coding sequence ATGAGAAGTTTCACCGTCGGGCGGGCGTTCGGGATTCCGATAAAACTCGACCTGACGTTCCTCCTCGTCTTGCCGGTGTTCGCGTGGCTCATCGGCTCGCAGGTGGGGACGCTGGTCGGGAGTCTCAACCTGCTTTGGCGCACCAACCTCGATGCCGCGGCGCTCACCACCGGGAATTTAGAGTGGATACTCGGCGCTGTCGCGGCGGTCGGCCTGTTCGTCGGCGTCGTCCTCCACGAACTCGGCCACTCGCTGGTGGCGATGCGCTTTGGCTTCCCCATCGACTCCATCACGCTGTGGATTTTCGGCGGCATCGCGCGACTGACCGAGACGCCCGAGGAGTGGAAGCAGGAACTGCTCATCGCCGTCGCCGGTCCCGCAGTCAGCGTCGCACTCGGGGTCCTCTCCTACGGCGCGCTCCTCGTGACCGGCGGTCTACCCGCGGTCCAGTTCCTGTTCGGCTACCTCGCGCTGATAAACATCACGCTGGCGATATTCAACCTCCTGCCCGGCTTCCCGATGGACGGCGGGCGCGTCCTCCGCGCGCTACTGGCCCGAAACCGGTCGTTCGCCGACGCGACCCAGACCGCCGCCGAGGTCGGCAAGATATTCGCCATCGTCCTCGGCCTGTTCGGCCTGTTCAGCGGCAACATTCTCCTCATCGGTATCGCCTTCTTCATCTACATCGGCGCGACCAGCGAGGCCCAACAGACCGTGATGAACGCCGCGTTCCGCGACGTGCGCGTCAGGGACGTGATGACGCCCGTCGAGAAACTGAACACGGTCGAGGCCGACATCTCGGTCGCCGACCTGATGGAGACGATGTTCCGCGAGCGCCACACCGGCTACCCCGTCATGGACCGCGGCGAGTTGGTCGGGATGGTCACGCTCGACGACGCCCGACAGGTCTCGGACGTGGAGCGAGAGGCCTACACGGTCCGGGACGTGATGTCCGGCGACCTGAAGACGATTCCGGCCTCCGACGACGCGATGAGCGCGTTCGAGCAACTCCAGCAACACGGCATCGGTCGCCTGCTGGTCATCGACGCCGACGGCGAACTCGCCGGACTGGTCTCCCGGACCGACCTGATGACCGCCTTCGACATCATCCAGAAGAGCGGCCGCGCCGACCGCATCACGCCGACCGAACAGCCCGTGCGCGAGACCGAACAGCCCTCCCGATAA
- a CDS encoding SLC13 family permease, whose amino-acid sequence MVVVFLVILAALVLFATEPVPIDITAIGIMVALMVLEPWTEVSPAEGVSGFASSATVTVLAMFILSYGVQRTGAVQILGRKIAAFTKDDEDRQLGATIGVVGSISGFINNTAAVAILLPMVTDLAHEGKTSPSKLLLPLSYASMFGGTLTLIGTSTNILASDLAARLGAQNPEVYPELGAFSMFEFTSLGILVSIVGAAYLMTVGRWLTPARIPVREDLTEEFELEEYLTEVVVTDDSPLVGRTVADALADTDFDVDLVQLVRGGKTFGEPLGQKQIQAEDIFALRTDRETLLDLTDTEGLRLLPDVDVDDEELAGEDADRSLVEVVIAPRSSLVGETLATANFRDRYDATVLALRRGPEYIRKRMDHAELQVGDTLLVQATPDSISRLNVNRDFIVAQEIDRPDYRESKIPLAIGIVGAVVTVAALDVLPIMVSALAGALVMVLTGVLKPPEVYDAVEWDVIFLLAGVIPLGIAMEQTGAADLIADLLVASATFLPPIAVLGLFYVVTAVLTNIVSNNASVVLMIPVAAEAARQLDANAFAFVLAVTFAASTAFMTPVGYQTNLFVYGPGGYKFTDYVRVGAPLQLLFAVATTLGIAAIWGVV is encoded by the coding sequence ATCGTCGTCGTGTTCCTCGTCATCCTCGCGGCGCTGGTGCTGTTCGCGACCGAACCGGTCCCCATCGACATCACCGCTATCGGCATCATGGTCGCGCTGATGGTGCTGGAACCGTGGACCGAGGTCTCGCCCGCCGAGGGCGTCTCGGGGTTCGCTAGCTCCGCGACCGTCACCGTGCTGGCGATGTTCATCCTGAGCTACGGCGTCCAGCGGACCGGCGCGGTCCAGATTCTCGGCCGGAAAATAGCGGCGTTCACCAAAGACGACGAGGACCGCCAGCTCGGCGCGACTATCGGCGTCGTCGGCTCCATCTCCGGGTTCATCAACAACACCGCCGCGGTCGCCATCCTGTTGCCGATGGTGACCGACCTCGCCCACGAGGGCAAGACCTCGCCGTCGAAGCTCCTGCTCCCCCTCTCTTACGCCTCGATGTTCGGCGGCACGCTCACGCTCATCGGCACCTCGACCAACATCCTCGCCAGCGACCTCGCGGCGCGACTCGGCGCGCAGAACCCAGAGGTGTACCCCGAACTCGGAGCCTTCTCGATGTTCGAGTTCACCTCGCTCGGAATTTTGGTCTCCATCGTCGGCGCGGCCTACCTCATGACGGTCGGTCGGTGGCTCACGCCCGCTCGCATCCCCGTGCGCGAGGACCTCACCGAGGAGTTCGAGTTAGAGGAGTACCTGACCGAAGTGGTCGTCACCGACGACTCGCCGCTCGTCGGCCGGACCGTCGCCGACGCGCTCGCGGACACCGACTTCGACGTGGACCTCGTGCAACTCGTCCGCGGGGGCAAGACGTTCGGCGAACCGCTCGGGCAGAAGCAGATTCAGGCCGAGGACATCTTCGCGCTCCGGACCGACCGCGAGACGCTGTTGGACCTCACCGACACCGAGGGGCTTCGACTCCTGCCCGACGTTGACGTGGACGACGAGGAGCTAGCGGGCGAGGACGCCGACCGGAGCCTCGTGGAAGTCGTCATCGCTCCTCGGTCGTCGCTGGTCGGCGAGACGCTCGCCACCGCGAACTTCCGGGACCGCTACGACGCGACCGTGTTGGCCCTGCGGCGCGGCCCGGAGTACATCCGCAAGCGCATGGACCACGCCGAGTTGCAGGTCGGCGACACCTTGTTGGTGCAGGCGACCCCCGACAGCATCTCGCGGTTGAACGTCAACCGGGACTTCATCGTCGCCCAAGAGATAGACCGGCCCGACTACCGCGAGTCGAAGATTCCGCTGGCCATCGGCATCGTCGGGGCCGTCGTCACGGTGGCCGCCCTCGACGTGCTTCCCATCATGGTCTCGGCGCTGGCGGGCGCGCTCGTGATGGTCCTGACCGGCGTCCTCAAGCCACCGGAGGTCTACGACGCGGTGGAGTGGGACGTTATCTTCCTGCTCGCGGGGGTCATCCCGCTCGGCATCGCGATGGAACAGACCGGTGCGGCCGACCTCATCGCGGACCTGTTGGTGGCGTCGGCCACCTTCCTGCCACCCATCGCGGTACTGGGCCTGTTCTACGTCGTGACCGCGGTGCTGACCAACATCGTCAGCAACAACGCGAGCGTCGTGTTGATGATTCCGGTCGCGGCCGAGGCCGCCAGACAACTCGACGCCAACGCCTTCGCGTTCGTGCTGGCGGTCACGTTCGCGGCCTCGACGGCGTTCATGACGCCGGTCGGCTACCAGACGAACCTCTTCGTCTACGGTCCCGGCGGCTACAAGTTCACCGACTACGTGCGGGTCGGCGCGCCCCTCCAACTCCTGTTCGCCGTGGCGACGACGCTCGGCATCGCCGCGATTTGGGGCGTGGTCTGA
- a CDS encoding HalOD1 output domain-containing protein, protein MATADGNGPPRGGVPVYETHHDGDASLSQTIIEAVASVEGVDPTDRDLELYKAVDLEALDTLFERRSSDGHWQFEFAIDGFLVVVTGSGHVSVWDH, encoded by the coding sequence ATGGCGACAGCAGACGGTAATGGACCTCCTCGCGGGGGAGTCCCGGTCTACGAGACCCACCACGACGGGGACGCGTCGCTGAGTCAGACGATCATCGAAGCGGTCGCTTCGGTCGAGGGGGTGGACCCGACCGACCGGGACCTCGAACTCTACAAGGCCGTGGATTTGGAGGCGCTCGACACGCTGTTCGAGCGCCGCTCGTCCGACGGCCACTGGCAGTTCGAGTTCGCTATCGACGGCTTTCTGGTCGTCGTCACCGGGAGCGGTCACGTCTCGGTCTGGGACCACTGA